Proteins found in one Amphiprion ocellaris isolate individual 3 ecotype Okinawa chromosome 22, ASM2253959v1, whole genome shotgun sequence genomic segment:
- the wdr97 gene encoding WD repeat-containing protein 97 isoform X2 yields MMTPGERSTTTTVLLPTSPTPTKKRTPEKQIVLKQDVEQPLGKIIFFENVQRLFTHGLRRLQHFPCSSPVRFMMYSEASAAFISLHSDNTVCLYKTDSCKQNFSARLPFMGLTATKISGFLVGWGPGPVFTRLDSELRPLVAGDDALDIRVCQAAEHSTELVTAGVGNVCVWSVMLMRCKVKIQEGLQQSSFNHMALVPPRSDRPHRAFVACGEVVTVVDLDAGKVLEQRQTVYKCDVTAMVYCSQLDCLIIAYQDLSIRAWSPGWKLRVAFSGHNDVVNSLFYCSELSMLVSSSVDCTIRCWNVEERDAVDCIHTEQKNAPLYIGGTRRGDTFFSFSHEGVDFWTIRTLYTLHCQLRADKGAPLRQILVSSLPAPYPTRVLCLSDDSNITLVAAETGAVLTSFKAKNKILCADYCMHKEILLALTEAGTVLQANTLTNPITLMQEWKGRGQGPWQQRDDVTENDARNLPIPGPACCLVLYSYVPETEKALEDWRSLQDRRGCSQRNKAALDDGKNKFLIILGQSGGCVSVLKMKDGKVSYRTPAHNGQRVTTVQVYPENNYLLSTGEDLTVVVWRVNPYIRECLTKQLSLHCGQPQVYLAALGPQLALTFQEPNSGSYNLKHFNLLNQSQTDNQPTEGHSDHCTGLCVFPDLEMFVSSSLDKTMHIWNKENHLIRTLQLNAAPECLAYGGFGGELFLGIRGDLYRMNCAKLLPQNYRQTLPYSYCVVPPPDLPIPESKETYNQTKISTDKEESQAIASNQLLTEPEQKESLVTSSMDLAALLQGTVKCKKGKPPSTAQTKKEAFDRYMKIIYGLPLKIKVNLEDTFDESSFYSELNDIRPCDFHMVKKDVGPKPNVPTRPVEKDTMEQNVQLLKKKTPAIAIKVKPPPVKRVLPKKPVIVEEEKEIRPPEIISPVEQPKPQTPPPAPPRPRFIPRSPTPPPQREPSPEVPAFLKQFAEMDWFIDLFPDRKSIHSILSPEDFSLLLLNHLQTCSILSKIKILAAVQILHSQGLLQNIDKLYQGLIDCLHKFAQHDMSPLERSMLAEMLKLLVRLRSASCDLVKTLLTLLAYKKLGLRETVMPILRRLGVDEAKQWLWPELESWDSELQDDSDPWKSLHDRADWWLELWISRYKEHNRYLYLRSTANWKPSTFSMVDVLNYFCSVKKEEHSRARSVAPAGSKNTVLLPLYDCSQPIFRLGETYSMTRTRRPPGITLPPLQNRPFLMHFPGFICLPLPRVTLSPFQTYSDEDWVRSSTRRYFIQRQSWVEYYR; encoded by the exons ATGATGACCCCTGGTGAGAGGAGCACAACAACTACAGTCCTCCTACCCACCAGTCCCACCCCCACAAAGAAGCGAACACCTGAAAAACAGATTGTGCTCAAGCAGGATGTGGAGCAACCTTTGGGCAAG ATCATCTTCTTTGAGAATGTGCAGCGCTTGTTCACTCATGGACTCCGTCGCCTGCAGCATTTCCCCTGCAGCAGCCCTGTGCGTTTCATGATGTATTCTGAGGCCTCTGCGGCGTTCATTAGCCTCCACTCAGACAACACAGTCTGTCTTTACAAAACTGATAGCTGCAAGCAGAATTTCTCAGCACGCTTACCTTTCATGGGCTTGACTGCTACAAAGATCTCAGGCTTTCTGGTGGGATGGGGCCCCGGGCCAGTCTTCACACGCCTGGACAGCGAGCTACGGCCACTGGTGGCTGGTGACGATGCATTGGACATAAGAGTGTGTCAGGCTGCAGAGCACTCCACAGAGTTGGTGACTGCAGGTGtggggaatgtgtgtgtgtggtcggTGATGCTCATGAGGTGTAAGGTGAAGATACAGGAGGGGCTGCAGCAAAGCTCCTTCAACCACATGGCACTGGTCCCTCCACGATCCGACAGGCCCCACAGGGCCTTTGTTGCATGTGGAGAGGTCGTGACAGTGGTCGACCTCGATGCCGGGAAGGTTCTGGAGCAAAGGCAGACCGTCTACAAATG CGATGTCACTGCAATGGTGTACTGCTCTCAACTGGACTGTTTGATCATTGCTTACCAAGACTTGTCTATTAGAGCGTGGAGTCCAGGCTGGAAGCTACGCGTAGCTTTTTCAGGACATAATG ATGTGGTGAATTCCCTGTTCTACTGCTCTGAGTTGAGCATGCTGGTGTCATCCTCAGTGGATTGTACAATCCGTTGCTGGAATGTGGAAGAGCGTGATGCAGTCGATTGCATccacacagagcagaaaaatgCTCCTTTGTACATTGGAGGCACCAGAAGAGGAGACACCTTCTTCTCTTTTTCGCACGAAGGGGTGGACTTTTGGACCATCAGAACTTTATACACCCTCCACTGTCAACTGAGAGCAGATAAAGGTGCTCCGCTGAGACAAATCCTAGTGTCATCCCTGCCTGCTCCTTACCCTACACGAGTCCTCTGCCTCAGTGACGACAGCAATATCACTCTTGTGGCTGCAGAAACAGGAGCAGTGTTGACCTCTTTCAAGGCAAAGAACAAGATTCTATGTGCTGACTACTGCATGCACAAAGAGATTCTGCTGGCCTTAACTGAGGCAGGTACAGTGCTCCAAGCCAACACACTCACTAATCCAATCACTTTGATGCAAGAGTGGAAAGGCAGAGGTCAGGGGCCCTGGCAGCAGAGGGACGAcgtgacagaaaatgatgccCGGAATCTGCCGATCCCTGGCCCAGCTTGCTGCCTGGTTCTCTACAGTTATGTGCCAGAAACAGAGAAAGCTCTAGAGGACTGGAGGAGTTTACAGGACAGGAGGGGCTGCAGTCAGAGGAACAAGGCAGCGCTGGATGATGGCAAGAATAA GTTTTTGATCATTCTTGGCCAAAGTGGAGGCTGTGTGAGTGTTCTGAAAATGAAGGATGGGAAAGTCTCATACAGGACTCCAGCACACAATGGACAAAGAGTAACCACAGTGCAGGTGTATCCTGAGAACAACTACCTCCTCTCCACAG GCGAGGACTTGACAGTGGTGGTGTGGAGAGTAAACCCTTACATCAGGGAGTGTCTCACCAAACAACTGAGCCTGCACTGTGGTCAGCCTCAAGTCTACCTGGCAGCTCTGGGTCCTCAGCTGGCCCTGACGTTTCAAGAGCCCAACAGTGGCTCCTATAATCTGAAACACTTCAACCTACTCAACCAGAGCCAGACAGATAACCAGCCCACAGAAGGGCATTCAGACCACTGCACAG gactgtgtgtgtttcctgatcTGGAGATGTTTGTTTCCAGCAGTCTAGATAAGACGATGCATATCTGGAACAAGGAGAATCACCTCATCAG GACGCTCCAGCTGAATGCAGCCCCTGAGTGTCTTGCATATGGTGGGTTTGGAGGAGAACTGTTTCTTGGCATTAGAGGTGACCTGTACAGGATGAACTGTGCAAAGCTCCTTCCACAGAACTACAGACAAACA CTCCCTTACTCTTATTGTGTCGTGCCTCCTCCTGACTTGCCTATCCCAGAGAGTAAAGAGACATACAACCAAACAAA GATTTCCACAGATAAAGAGGAATCACAAGCAATCGCCAGCAATCAATTACTGACTGAGCCAGAACAGAAG GAGAGCTTAGTAACCTCGAGCATGGACCTAGCTGCACTCCTGCAAGGCACagttaaatgcaaaaaaggGAAGCCTCCGAGTACGGCGCAAACCAAGAAAGAGGCCTTTGATCGCTACATGAAAATAATATATGGCCTTCCACTCAAAATTAAG GTTAATTTGGAGGACACCTTTGATGAATCTTCATTTTATTCTGAACTAAATGACATCAGGCCTTGTGACTTTCATATGGTAAAGAAGGACGTTGGCCCTAAACCGAACGTTCCTACAAGACCCGTGGAGAAG GATACCATGGAGCAAAATGTACAACTGCTGAAGAAAAAGACGCCAGCAATCGCAATAAAAGTCAAGCCACCGCCTGTTAAGAGAGTCTTACCCAAGAAACCCGTCATTGtggaagaggaaaaagagataAGA CCTCCAGAGATCATTTCTCCAGTAGAGCAACCCAAACCCCAAACCCCTCCTCCGGCTCCACCTCGTCCTCGTTTTATTCCCAGGAGCCCAACACCACCTCCACAGAGAGAACCGTCCCCTGAAGTGCCAGCATTTCTGAAACAGTTTGCAGAGATGGACTGGTTTATTGACTTGTTCCCTGATAGAAAG AGTATCCACAGCATCCTGTCTCCAGAGGACttctccctgctgctgctgaaccaTCTGCAGACCTGCAGCATCCTGTCCAAGATAAAGATCCTCGCTGCAGTGCAGATCCTGCACAGCCAGGGGCTCTTACAGAATATAGACAAACTTTACCAAGGCCTCATTGACTGCCTGCACAAATTTGCACAACATGACATG tcgCCTTTGGAACGAAGTATGCTGGCTGAAATGTTAAAGCTGTTGGTGCGTCTAAGATCTGCTAGTTGTGATCTCGTGAAGACGCTTCTAACTCTTCTAGCCTATAAAAAACTAGGCCTTCG GGAGACAGTAATGCCCATTCTGAGAAGATTAGGTGTGGATGAGGCTAAACAGTGGCTGTGGCCCGAGTTGGAAAGCTGGgactcagagctgcaggacgaTTCAGACCCCTGGAAGAGCCTCCACGACAGAGCAGACTGGTGGTTGGAGTTATGGATCTCCAGATACAAA GAGCATAACAGGTATCTGTACCTCAGGAGTACAGCAAATTGGAAACCCTCAACCTTCAGCATGGTGGATGTGCTGAATTATTTCTGCTCTGTGAAAAAAGAGGAGCACAGTAGAGCCAGATCTGTTGCACCTGCTGGCAGCAAAAACACAGTGCTTTTGCCTTTGTATGACTG TTCCCAACCAATCTTTCGTCTAGGAGAGACGTACAGCATGACCAGGACACGCAGGCCGCCAG GTATAACTCTGCCCCCTCTACAAAATCGTCCCTTCCTGATGCACTTCCCCGGTTTCATCTGTTTGCCGTTACCTCGAGTCACTCTGAGCCCATTTCAAACCTACTCAGACGAGGACTGGGTGAGGAGCTCGACTCGACGCTACTTCATTCAACGTCAGTCCTGGGTAGAGTACTACAGATGA
- the wdr97 gene encoding WD repeat-containing protein 97 isoform X1 has product MMTPGERSTTTTVLLPTSPTPTKKRTPEKQIVLKQDVEQPLGKIIFFENVQRLFTHGLRRLQHFPCSSPVRFMMYSEASAAFISLHSDNTVCLYKTDSCKQNFSARLPFMGLTATKISGFLVGWGPGPVFTRLDSELRPLVAGDDALDIRVCQAAEHSTELVTAGVGNVCVWSVMLMRCKVKIQEGLQQSSFNHMALVPPRSDRPHRAFVACGEVVTVVDLDAGKVLEQRQTVYKCDVTAMVYCSQLDCLIIAYQDLSIRAWSPGWKLRVAFSGHNDVVNSLFYCSELSMLVSSSVDCTIRCWNVEERDAVDCIHTEQKNAPLYIGGTRRGDTFFSFSHEGVDFWTIRTLYTLHCQLRADKGAPLRQILVSSLPAPYPTRVLCLSDDSNITLVAAETGAVLTSFKAKNKILCADYCMHKEILLALTEAGTVLQANTLTNPITLMQEWKGRGQGPWQQRDDVTENDARNLPIPGPACCLVLYSYVPETEKALEDWRSLQDRRGCSQRNKAALDDGKNKFLIILGQSGGCVSVLKMKDGKVSYRTPAHNGQRVTTVQVYPENNYLLSTGEDLTVVVWRVNPYIRECLTKQLSLHCGQPQVYLAALGPQLALTFQEPNSGSYNLKHFNLLNQSQTDNQPTEGHSDHCTGLCVFPDLEMFVSSSLDKTMHIWNKENHLIRTLQLNAAPECLAYGGFGGELFLGIRGDLYRMNCAKLLPQNYRQTLPYSYCVVPPPDLPIPESKETYNQTKISTDKEESQAIASNQLLTEPEQKESLVTSSMDLAALLQGTVKCKKGKPPSTAQTKKEAFDRYMKIIYGLPLKIKVNLEDTFDESSFYSELNDIRPCDFHMVKKDVGPKPNVPTRPVEKDTMEQNVQLLKKKTPAIAIKVKPPPVKRVLPKKPVIVEEEKEIRPPEIISPVEQPKPQTPPPAPPRPRFIPRSPTPPPQREPSPEVPAFLKQFAEMDWFIDLFPDRKSIHSILSPEDFSLLLLNHLQTCSILSKIKILAAVQILHSQGLLQNIDKLYQGLIDCLHKFAQHDMSPLERSMLAEMLKLLVRLRSASCDLVKTLLTLLAYKKLGLRETVMPILRRLGVDEAKQWLWPELESWDSELQDDSDPWKSLHDRADWWLELWISRYKEHNRYLYLRSTANWKPSTFSMVDVLNYFCSVKKEEHSRARSVAPAGSKNTVLLPLYDCSSQPIFRLGETYSMTRTRRPPGITLPPLQNRPFLMHFPGFICLPLPRVTLSPFQTYSDEDWVRSSTRRYFIQRQSWVEYYR; this is encoded by the exons ATGATGACCCCTGGTGAGAGGAGCACAACAACTACAGTCCTCCTACCCACCAGTCCCACCCCCACAAAGAAGCGAACACCTGAAAAACAGATTGTGCTCAAGCAGGATGTGGAGCAACCTTTGGGCAAG ATCATCTTCTTTGAGAATGTGCAGCGCTTGTTCACTCATGGACTCCGTCGCCTGCAGCATTTCCCCTGCAGCAGCCCTGTGCGTTTCATGATGTATTCTGAGGCCTCTGCGGCGTTCATTAGCCTCCACTCAGACAACACAGTCTGTCTTTACAAAACTGATAGCTGCAAGCAGAATTTCTCAGCACGCTTACCTTTCATGGGCTTGACTGCTACAAAGATCTCAGGCTTTCTGGTGGGATGGGGCCCCGGGCCAGTCTTCACACGCCTGGACAGCGAGCTACGGCCACTGGTGGCTGGTGACGATGCATTGGACATAAGAGTGTGTCAGGCTGCAGAGCACTCCACAGAGTTGGTGACTGCAGGTGtggggaatgtgtgtgtgtggtcggTGATGCTCATGAGGTGTAAGGTGAAGATACAGGAGGGGCTGCAGCAAAGCTCCTTCAACCACATGGCACTGGTCCCTCCACGATCCGACAGGCCCCACAGGGCCTTTGTTGCATGTGGAGAGGTCGTGACAGTGGTCGACCTCGATGCCGGGAAGGTTCTGGAGCAAAGGCAGACCGTCTACAAATG CGATGTCACTGCAATGGTGTACTGCTCTCAACTGGACTGTTTGATCATTGCTTACCAAGACTTGTCTATTAGAGCGTGGAGTCCAGGCTGGAAGCTACGCGTAGCTTTTTCAGGACATAATG ATGTGGTGAATTCCCTGTTCTACTGCTCTGAGTTGAGCATGCTGGTGTCATCCTCAGTGGATTGTACAATCCGTTGCTGGAATGTGGAAGAGCGTGATGCAGTCGATTGCATccacacagagcagaaaaatgCTCCTTTGTACATTGGAGGCACCAGAAGAGGAGACACCTTCTTCTCTTTTTCGCACGAAGGGGTGGACTTTTGGACCATCAGAACTTTATACACCCTCCACTGTCAACTGAGAGCAGATAAAGGTGCTCCGCTGAGACAAATCCTAGTGTCATCCCTGCCTGCTCCTTACCCTACACGAGTCCTCTGCCTCAGTGACGACAGCAATATCACTCTTGTGGCTGCAGAAACAGGAGCAGTGTTGACCTCTTTCAAGGCAAAGAACAAGATTCTATGTGCTGACTACTGCATGCACAAAGAGATTCTGCTGGCCTTAACTGAGGCAGGTACAGTGCTCCAAGCCAACACACTCACTAATCCAATCACTTTGATGCAAGAGTGGAAAGGCAGAGGTCAGGGGCCCTGGCAGCAGAGGGACGAcgtgacagaaaatgatgccCGGAATCTGCCGATCCCTGGCCCAGCTTGCTGCCTGGTTCTCTACAGTTATGTGCCAGAAACAGAGAAAGCTCTAGAGGACTGGAGGAGTTTACAGGACAGGAGGGGCTGCAGTCAGAGGAACAAGGCAGCGCTGGATGATGGCAAGAATAA GTTTTTGATCATTCTTGGCCAAAGTGGAGGCTGTGTGAGTGTTCTGAAAATGAAGGATGGGAAAGTCTCATACAGGACTCCAGCACACAATGGACAAAGAGTAACCACAGTGCAGGTGTATCCTGAGAACAACTACCTCCTCTCCACAG GCGAGGACTTGACAGTGGTGGTGTGGAGAGTAAACCCTTACATCAGGGAGTGTCTCACCAAACAACTGAGCCTGCACTGTGGTCAGCCTCAAGTCTACCTGGCAGCTCTGGGTCCTCAGCTGGCCCTGACGTTTCAAGAGCCCAACAGTGGCTCCTATAATCTGAAACACTTCAACCTACTCAACCAGAGCCAGACAGATAACCAGCCCACAGAAGGGCATTCAGACCACTGCACAG gactgtgtgtgtttcctgatcTGGAGATGTTTGTTTCCAGCAGTCTAGATAAGACGATGCATATCTGGAACAAGGAGAATCACCTCATCAG GACGCTCCAGCTGAATGCAGCCCCTGAGTGTCTTGCATATGGTGGGTTTGGAGGAGAACTGTTTCTTGGCATTAGAGGTGACCTGTACAGGATGAACTGTGCAAAGCTCCTTCCACAGAACTACAGACAAACA CTCCCTTACTCTTATTGTGTCGTGCCTCCTCCTGACTTGCCTATCCCAGAGAGTAAAGAGACATACAACCAAACAAA GATTTCCACAGATAAAGAGGAATCACAAGCAATCGCCAGCAATCAATTACTGACTGAGCCAGAACAGAAG GAGAGCTTAGTAACCTCGAGCATGGACCTAGCTGCACTCCTGCAAGGCACagttaaatgcaaaaaaggGAAGCCTCCGAGTACGGCGCAAACCAAGAAAGAGGCCTTTGATCGCTACATGAAAATAATATATGGCCTTCCACTCAAAATTAAG GTTAATTTGGAGGACACCTTTGATGAATCTTCATTTTATTCTGAACTAAATGACATCAGGCCTTGTGACTTTCATATGGTAAAGAAGGACGTTGGCCCTAAACCGAACGTTCCTACAAGACCCGTGGAGAAG GATACCATGGAGCAAAATGTACAACTGCTGAAGAAAAAGACGCCAGCAATCGCAATAAAAGTCAAGCCACCGCCTGTTAAGAGAGTCTTACCCAAGAAACCCGTCATTGtggaagaggaaaaagagataAGA CCTCCAGAGATCATTTCTCCAGTAGAGCAACCCAAACCCCAAACCCCTCCTCCGGCTCCACCTCGTCCTCGTTTTATTCCCAGGAGCCCAACACCACCTCCACAGAGAGAACCGTCCCCTGAAGTGCCAGCATTTCTGAAACAGTTTGCAGAGATGGACTGGTTTATTGACTTGTTCCCTGATAGAAAG AGTATCCACAGCATCCTGTCTCCAGAGGACttctccctgctgctgctgaaccaTCTGCAGACCTGCAGCATCCTGTCCAAGATAAAGATCCTCGCTGCAGTGCAGATCCTGCACAGCCAGGGGCTCTTACAGAATATAGACAAACTTTACCAAGGCCTCATTGACTGCCTGCACAAATTTGCACAACATGACATG tcgCCTTTGGAACGAAGTATGCTGGCTGAAATGTTAAAGCTGTTGGTGCGTCTAAGATCTGCTAGTTGTGATCTCGTGAAGACGCTTCTAACTCTTCTAGCCTATAAAAAACTAGGCCTTCG GGAGACAGTAATGCCCATTCTGAGAAGATTAGGTGTGGATGAGGCTAAACAGTGGCTGTGGCCCGAGTTGGAAAGCTGGgactcagagctgcaggacgaTTCAGACCCCTGGAAGAGCCTCCACGACAGAGCAGACTGGTGGTTGGAGTTATGGATCTCCAGATACAAA GAGCATAACAGGTATCTGTACCTCAGGAGTACAGCAAATTGGAAACCCTCAACCTTCAGCATGGTGGATGTGCTGAATTATTTCTGCTCTGTGAAAAAAGAGGAGCACAGTAGAGCCAGATCTGTTGCACCTGCTGGCAGCAAAAACACAGTGCTTTTGCCTTTGTATGACTG tagTTCCCAACCAATCTTTCGTCTAGGAGAGACGTACAGCATGACCAGGACACGCAGGCCGCCAG GTATAACTCTGCCCCCTCTACAAAATCGTCCCTTCCTGATGCACTTCCCCGGTTTCATCTGTTTGCCGTTACCTCGAGTCACTCTGAGCCCATTTCAAACCTACTCAGACGAGGACTGGGTGAGGAGCTCGACTCGACGCTACTTCATTCAACGTCAGTCCTGGGTAGAGTACTACAGATGA
- the si:ch73-174h16.4 gene encoding leucine-rich repeat-containing protein 14: MLSLVSLCAKEVVSDHSSSPGWLQWVPRELYRPLLEAAFASCRPLAVGELVQRWPERTLRVGGRRKQGQTAPNRLCIQALLLAVVRGLSDRRCSLQILDLCGLQGDEGGMGDPMGGWSLTVALCTMVVQARAGAQRSQRKEGEWERKRFSALERDRDIKRERGQRKRGQELNGDETSNDREKIGSSGLVSEEDLSKGVRRRMEMRKKQEKAMTGSEGNKIETDEKEADNEVLVHVRADLFVNARSWERVRVALSTSGPLKLQCRYLRVEEISVSSIRTLLDLLPRRGLLGIDVRYSSLGVAGLAELLPLLSTFPALKSLRLHYCNLDFRRDHVGQEEALRDLSRGLTHLQELRRLSLTALRLPGQLRVLLSSLPQPLEILELPYLSLSPADLAYLSCSHHASTLQQLDLSENRLDVNTLPSICRLLSQASSSLQHLSLSGCGLTDGLLGLLLPSVGGCWALKSLALALNPLSMTGLMDLVRMAVRMRSLRQLLYPNPLEDYQPGLPDLPSSAQLLDWPLDEATDINLTSSQLNRVLIDSGRSDLFLTCDLLNYDKDLVD; encoded by the exons ATGCTTAGCTTGGTGAGCCTTTGTGCCAAGGAGGTGGTGAGTGACCACAGCTCGTCGCCCGGCTGGCTGCAGTGGGTTCCCAGGGAGCTGTACCGCCCGCTGCTGGAGGCCGCGTTCGCCAGCTGCAGACCACTGGCGGTGGGTGAGCTGGTTCAGCGGTGGCCTGAACGCACACTGCGGGTCGGAGGACGGAGGAAACAGGGCCAAACTGCGCCGAATCGTCTCTGCATTCAGGCCCTTTTATTGGCAGTTGTCAGAGGACTGTCTGATCGGAG GTGTTCACTGCAAATACTAGACCTCTGTGGACTCCAAGGAGatgagggagggatgggagacCCGATGGGAGGCTGGTCCCTAACTGTAGCCCTTTGCACCATGGTCGTTCAGGCCAGAGCTGGAGCTCAGAGAtcacagaggaaagaagggGAGTGGGAGAGAAAACGTTTCTCAGCtctggagagagacagggacataaagagagagagaggacagaggaAGAGGGGACAGGAGCTAAATGGTGATGAAACAAGCAATGACAGAGAGAAGATTGGATCTTCTGGACTAGTGAGTGAAGAGGACCTGAGTAAAGGAGtcaggaggaggatggagatgaGGAAGAAGCAAGAGAAAGCAATGACAGGATCAGAAGGCAATAAAATTGAGACTGATGAAAAAGAGGCAGATAATGAAGTTTTGGTGCATGTGAGAGCCGATCTTTTTGTCAATGCCCGCTCTTGGGAGCGTGTTCGAGTGGCTCTGAGCACATCAGGACCTCTAAAGCTTCAGTGCAGATATCTACGTGTGGAAGAGATTTCAGTGTCGAGTATCAGGACCCTGCTAGACCTCCTGCCTCGCAGAGGTCTTTTGGGCATCGACGTTCGCTACAGCAGCCTCGGGGTGGCTGGCTTGGCTGAACTGCTTCCTCTGCTCTCCACCTTTCCTGCACTGAAATCCCTCCGTCTGCACTACTGTAACTTGGACTTTCGCCGAGACCACGTTGGCCAGGAAGAGGCCCTGAGGGACCTGTCACGGGGCCTGACACACTTGCAAGAACTGCGACGGCTCAGCCTCACTGCGCTGCGCCTGCCTGGTCAGCTGCGTGTGCTGCTCAG CTCGCTGCCTCAGCCTCTAGAGATCCTGGAGCTGCCCTATTTGAGCCTGAGTCCAGCTGACCTCGCCTATCTGTCCTGCAGCCATCATGCTTCtacactgcagcagctggatcTGAGTGAAAACCGTCTGGATGTAAACACTCTACCTTCTATCTGCCGCCTTCTCTCCCAGGCTTCCAGCAGCCTGCAGCACCTCTCTCTAAGCGGCTGTGGTCTGACTGATGGCCTGCTGGGGCTCCTGTTGCCCTCAGTGGGGGGCTGCTGGGCTCTCAAGAGCTTGGCTTTGGCCCTGAACCCTCTCTCCATGACTGGCCTCATGGACCTTGTGAGGATGGCTGTGAGAATGCGCTCCCTGAGACAGCTACTCTACCCCAACCCCCTGGAGGATTACCAGCCGGGCCTTCCGGATCTCCCATCCAGCGCTCAGCTCTTAGACTGGCCTCTGGATGAAGCCACAGACATAAACTTGACCAGCAGCCAACTGAACAGGGTGCTGATTGACAGTGGACGCTCTGATCTCTTCCTGACCTGTGACCTTCTCAATTACGATAAAGACCTGGTGGACTAG